In a genomic window of Streptomyces pristinaespiralis:
- a CDS encoding ABC transporter ATP-binding protein: MIRFENVTVTYEGAAAPTLENIDLTVPEGELVLLVGPSGVGKSTLLGAVSGLVPHFTGGTLRGRVTVCGRDTRTHKPRELADVVGTVGQDPLAHFVTDTVEDELAYGMESLGLAPAVMRRRVEETLDLLGLVELRDRPIATLSGGQQQRVAIGSVLTTHPKVLVLDEPTSALDPAAAEEVLAVLQRLVHDLGTTVLMAEHRLERVVQYADRVVLLPAPGAAPVVGDPATVMADSPVHPPVVTLARLAGWSPVPLSIRDARRRAGALRERLAGTGAMPPRPDASGSPYGPAAVGGGTSHAARRRGSAPSEAGVVGGAGSAERMPAGPAIEGTAEGRTGSGACPGSRKGRGGEQAPRGGGPTRHRPTRRLLARLLRTAPPAEPAAGSPTHLVATTTGLAVRRARVEALRRVDLAIAPGETVALMGRNGAGKSTLLNALVGMIEPTAGTVTVGGRTPHRTPPRELIRQVGLVPQEPRDLLYADTVAAECAAADSDAEAAPGTCRALVTELLPGVPDATHPRDLSEGQRLALALAIVLTGRPPLLLLDEPTRGLDYAAKARLVAVLKGLAGAGHAIVLATHDVELAAELAHRVVILAGGEVVADGPTADVVVSSPAFAPQVAKILAPQPWLTVSQVEAALEAAP, translated from the coding sequence GTGATCCGCTTCGAGAACGTCACGGTGACGTACGAGGGCGCTGCCGCGCCGACGCTCGAGAACATCGACCTCACCGTTCCGGAAGGTGAACTGGTCCTGCTCGTCGGCCCGTCCGGCGTGGGCAAGTCGACCCTGCTCGGCGCGGTGTCCGGGCTCGTCCCGCACTTCACGGGCGGGACGCTGCGCGGCCGGGTCACGGTCTGTGGCCGCGACACCCGCACGCACAAGCCGCGCGAACTCGCCGACGTGGTCGGCACGGTGGGTCAGGACCCGCTCGCGCACTTCGTCACCGACACGGTCGAGGACGAACTCGCGTACGGCATGGAGTCGCTGGGGCTCGCGCCCGCGGTGATGAGGCGCCGGGTCGAGGAGACGCTCGACCTGCTGGGTCTGGTGGAGCTGCGCGACCGGCCCATCGCGACGCTGTCCGGCGGGCAGCAGCAGCGTGTCGCGATCGGCTCGGTGCTGACCACGCACCCGAAGGTCCTCGTGCTCGACGAGCCGACGTCGGCGCTGGACCCGGCGGCGGCGGAAGAGGTCCTCGCGGTGCTGCAACGCCTCGTCCACGACCTGGGCACGACGGTGCTGATGGCGGAGCACCGCCTGGAGCGGGTGGTCCAGTACGCGGACCGGGTGGTGCTCCTGCCCGCGCCCGGGGCCGCGCCCGTCGTCGGCGATCCGGCCACGGTGATGGCCGACTCGCCGGTCCACCCGCCGGTGGTGACGCTGGCGCGCCTGGCGGGCTGGTCCCCCGTCCCCCTGTCGATACGCGACGCCCGCCGCCGGGCGGGTGCGCTGCGCGAACGCCTGGCGGGCACGGGGGCAATGCCCCCGCGCCCTGACGCCTCCGGTTCCCCCTACGGCCCGGCGGCCGTAGGTGGGGGTACCTCCCACGCCGCCAGGCGCAGGGGGAGTGCCCCCAGCGAGGCCGGGGTTGTCGGCGGAGCTGGTTCCGCGGAGCGAATGCCGGCCGGCCCGGCGATCGAGGGCACGGCCGAAGGCCGTACGGGGTCCGGGGCTTGCCCCGGTTCCCGTAAGGGGCGGGGTGGGGAACAGGCCCCGCGCGGCGGCGGCCCTACCCGCCACCGCCCCACCCGGCGCCTCCTCGCCCGCCTCCTCCGCACCGCACCCCCCGCGGAGCCGGCCGCCGGCTCCCCCACCCACCTCGTCGCCACCACCACCGGCCTCGCCGTCCGCCGCGCCCGTGTCGAGGCGCTGCGGCGGGTCGACCTGGCCATCGCCCCCGGCGAGACCGTCGCCCTGATGGGCCGCAACGGCGCCGGCAAGTCGACACTCCTGAACGCCCTCGTCGGCATGATCGAGCCGACGGCCGGGACGGTCACGGTCGGCGGCCGTACCCCCCACCGCACGCCCCCGCGCGAACTGATCCGGCAGGTCGGCCTCGTACCGCAGGAGCCCCGCGACCTGCTCTACGCCGACACGGTGGCCGCGGAATGCGCCGCCGCCGACTCGGACGCGGAGGCCGCGCCCGGTACGTGCCGTGCGCTGGTCACCGAGCTGCTGCCGGGCGTGCCCGACGCGACGCATCCCCGGGACCTGTCCGAGGGGCAGCGCCTGGCGCTCGCGCTGGCGATCGTGCTCACCGGCCGCCCTCCGCTGCTGCTCCTCGACGAGCCGACCCGTGGGCTGGACTACGCCGCGAAGGCGCGGCTGGTGGCCGTGCTGAAAGGGCTCGCCGGGGCCGGGCACGCGATCGTCCTGGCGACCCATGACGTGGAGCTGGCCGCCGAACTGGCGCACCGGGTGGTGATCCTGGCGGGCGGCGAGGTGGTCGCGGACGGGCCGACGGCCGACGTCGTGGTCTCCTCGCCCGCCTTCGCGCCGCAGGTGGCCAAGATCCTTGCGCCGCAGCCGTGGCTGACCGTCTCCCAGGTCGAGGCGGCCCTGGAGGCGGCCCCGTGA
- a CDS encoding cobalt ABC transporter permease, with amino-acid sequence MLNALNALRAPAVSRSNALHAGAWWLWALGLAVAASRTTNPLLLGLLVGVAGYVVAARRTDAPWARSYGAFVKLGLLVIGIRVAFSVALGSPIAGTHVLFTLPEVPMPGWADGVRIGGRVFAEQIVFALYDGAKLATLLICVGAANALANPARLLKSLPGALYEAGVAVVVAMTFAPNMVADVLRLRTARRLRGRPTGGVRAVAQIGLPVLEGALERSVAVAASMDARGYGRTAQVPPAVRHTTTALTLGGLLGVCAGSYGLLAAEGARFGVPLLVAGLAAAAGGLWLGGRRSVRSRYRPDRWGVRSWLVAGSGAAVAALMVRAATVPGSEALHPGVVPLTAPELPLWPALSVLIGLLPAFVAPVPVGAKESTR; translated from the coding sequence CTGCTCAACGCGCTCAACGCGCTCCGCGCGCCGGCCGTGAGCCGGAGCAACGCACTGCACGCCGGCGCCTGGTGGCTGTGGGCCCTCGGGCTGGCCGTCGCCGCCTCGCGGACCACGAACCCCCTCCTCCTCGGGCTGCTCGTCGGCGTCGCCGGTTACGTCGTGGCCGCCCGCCGCACCGACGCGCCATGGGCCCGCTCCTACGGCGCCTTCGTCAAGCTCGGACTGCTCGTCATCGGCATACGCGTCGCGTTCTCCGTCGCCCTCGGATCGCCCATCGCCGGTACGCACGTACTGTTCACGCTGCCCGAGGTGCCGATGCCCGGCTGGGCGGACGGCGTGCGGATCGGCGGGCGGGTGTTCGCCGAGCAGATCGTGTTCGCGCTGTACGACGGCGCGAAGCTGGCGACCCTGCTCATCTGCGTCGGCGCGGCGAACGCGCTCGCCAACCCCGCCCGGCTCCTCAAGTCGCTGCCGGGCGCGCTGTACGAGGCCGGTGTCGCGGTGGTCGTCGCGATGACGTTCGCGCCGAACATGGTCGCGGACGTCCTCAGGCTGCGCACGGCCCGCCGGCTCCGGGGCCGCCCGACCGGCGGGGTGCGGGCCGTGGCCCAGATCGGACTGCCGGTCCTGGAGGGCGCGTTGGAGCGGTCGGTCGCGGTCGCCGCGTCCATGGACGCCCGCGGGTACGGCCGCACCGCCCAGGTGCCGCCCGCCGTGCGGCACACCACGACCGCTCTCACCCTCGGGGGGCTGCTCGGGGTGTGCGCGGGCTCGTACGGGCTGCTCGCAGCGGAGGGCGCGCGCTTCGGCGTGCCGCTGCTCGTCGCCGGGCTCGCGGCGGCGGCCGGTGGCCTGTGGCTCGGCGGCCGGCGTTCGGTCCGCAGCCGCTACCGCCCGGACCGGTGGGGCGTGCGGTCCTGGCTGGTGGCCGGTTCCGGCGCGGCCGTCGCCGCCCTGATGGTCCGGGCGGCGACCGTACCGGGGAGCGAGGCGCTGCACCCGGGCGTCGTACCGCTGACGGCGCCGGAACTGCCGTTGTGGCCGGCGCTGTCCGTCCTGATCGGTCTGCTGCCGGCGTTCGTCGCGCCGGTCCCCGTAGGAGCCAAGGAGTCGACCCGGTGA